The DNA segment TTAACCCCGGAAAACGTCTGTTCCAACCTTCACTTAAAATGGTTATCTGTATCCCCAGTGGTATTACAGAAGTAGAAAAAAGAGCGGTAAAAGACAGTGCTGAACATGCCGGAGCAAAAGAAGTTTACCTCATTCAAGAACCAATGGCAGCGGCTATTGGTATTGGAATCGACGTAGAAGAACCTATGGGCAATATGATCATTGACATTGGAGGTGGTACTTCCGAAATTGCCGTTATTGCATTGGGTGGTATTGTTTGCGACAAAAGTATTCGGGTTGCAGGTGATGATTTTACTGCAGACATTGAAGATTACATGCGCCGCCAGCATAACATCCTGGTAGGAGAACGTACCGCAGAAAAAATTAAAATTGAAGTAGGCGCTGCCACCACTGAACTTGATAATCCTCCACCCGATTACGCAGTTCAAGGCCGCGACTTAATGACAGGTATCCCAAAAGAAATTACCGTTTCCTACATTGAAATTGCCCACGCACTCGACAAATCCATTTCCAAAGTTGAGGCCGCTATTTTAAACGCTCTGGAAATGACTCCACCTGAACTTTCAGCCGACATCTACCGAACCGGAATTTACCTAGCTGGTGGTGGTTCCATGCTAAGAGGATTAGACAAACGTATTTCCCAAAAAACAAAACTACCTGTCCACATCGCTGAAGATCCGCTTAGAGCTGTTGCCCGCGGAACCGGTATTGCTTTGAAAAACGTTGATAAGTTCCCTTTCCTTATCAAATAATTTCAATTTAGCCCAAGCACTAGTATAGGATGAGAAATATATTGATCTTTATTTGGCGATATTATTTCTTCTTCCTTTTCCTGATTTTGGAAGGGTTTTCTATTGGTTTGCTGGTTGATAACAATGAATACCACGAATCAGGATTCTATAGCGAAGTAGGAGAACAAACCGCTAAGGTTCAAAGTGCTTATGATCAATTCTTTGAATATTTTAGGTTAAAATCGGTAAACGAAAACCTGGCTCGTGAAAATTCAGGTCTGAAAACAAGGTATCGTGCCTCCTTTTTCCAATATAAAAAAGGAGATCAGTTCACTATTAATGATACCGTTTTCCGCCAACAATACGTTTACATTCCTGCAAAAGCTATCAACAATACCACCGGAAACCGTAACAATTTCATAACCCTAAACCGTGGTCAACTACACGGAATTAAACCCGACATGGCTGTAATTAACTCCGAAGGAATTGTTGGAGTTGTAAAAGATGTTTCTCCAAATTTTGCATCAGTAATTTCCTTCTTAAATAAAAAATGCAGCATCTCAGCCAAAATCAAAAGCACCGATTATTTTGGTTCTTGCGTTTGGGAAGGCGGTAATCCCAAATACGCTATACTTAAAGACATTCCCAGCCATGCTGAAATAAAAAAGGGCGATACCATTGTTACCTCTTCCTTTTCTAAGCTTTTTCCAGAAGGAGTTAAAGTGGGCATTATTGAATCATTCGATCTTAAAGCAGGAAATAATTTCTACGATATCAAAGTAAGGCTATCAACGAATTTTCAACGGCTCAATTATGTGGAAGTAGTTTCCAACCTAATGAAAACCGAACAGGAAAATTTAGAAGCGGTTAGTCAAATTCAGGAGGAAGATTAATGTTACAGGAAGTATTTTCAAATATCCTTCGCTTTATTGTAGCCATCTTGCTGCAAATCTTTGTTTTGAATGAACTTAGATTAGGCGGATTCATTAATCCCTGGTTTTATTTGTATTTTATTTTAATGTTGCCCATCCACATTCCGGGTTGGTTGCTTTTGGCTTTAGCATTTGTTACCGGTTTAAGCGTAGATATTTTTTCTCATACCATTGGAATGCATACCATCGCAACGCTTTTCTTAGCCTTCTGCCGACCAGGAATTCTTAACTTCCTGGCACCTCGGGAAGGTTATGAATTTGGAGTAAAACCCACCATTAGCAATATGGGAATCGGATGGTTTTTA comes from the Bacteroidia bacterium genome and includes:
- a CDS encoding rod shape-determining protein — encoded protein: MGLFNFFTQEIAIDLGTANTLIIHNDKVVVDEPSIVAINRRDGRVMAVGKRAMQMHGKTHEDIKTIRPLRDGVIADFHAAEHMIREMIKMINPGKRLFQPSLKMVICIPSGITEVEKRAVKDSAEHAGAKEVYLIQEPMAAAIGIGIDVEEPMGNMIIDIGGGTSEIAVIALGGIVCDKSIRVAGDDFTADIEDYMRRQHNILVGERTAEKIKIEVGAATTELDNPPPDYAVQGRDLMTGIPKEITVSYIEIAHALDKSISKVEAAILNALEMTPPELSADIYRTGIYLAGGGSMLRGLDKRISQKTKLPVHIAEDPLRAVARGTGIALKNVDKFPFLIK
- the mreC gene encoding rod shape-determining protein MreC, which translates into the protein MRNILIFIWRYYFFFLFLILEGFSIGLLVDNNEYHESGFYSEVGEQTAKVQSAYDQFFEYFRLKSVNENLARENSGLKTRYRASFFQYKKGDQFTINDTVFRQQYVYIPAKAINNTTGNRNNFITLNRGQLHGIKPDMAVINSEGIVGVVKDVSPNFASVISFLNKKCSISAKIKSTDYFGSCVWEGGNPKYAILKDIPSHAEIKKGDTIVTSSFSKLFPEGVKVGIIESFDLKAGNNFYDIKVRLSTNFQRLNYVEVVSNLMKTEQENLEAVSQIQEED
- a CDS encoding rod shape-determining protein MreD — encoded protein: MLQEVFSNILRFIVAILLQIFVLNELRLGGFINPWFYLYFILMLPIHIPGWLLLALAFVTGLSVDIFSHTIGMHTIATLFLAFCRPGILNFLAPREGYEFGVKPTISNMGIGWFLAYSGTLVFLHHLLLFYVEVFKFSEFFYTLLRVLLSFICTMLLLVLAQYLTYRKKGEA